The Lycium barbarum isolate Lr01 chromosome 11, ASM1917538v2, whole genome shotgun sequence genome contains the following window.
TGGCACAGTAAATTCCCCAGCCAACAGCTGCAAGACTGGTAGTAGGCATGAGGCGCACCGGTGCTGAAGCTAGTGCACTAGCTGCTGCAGCGAATGACGCTGCCTGACCACTGCGCCCTATGCCACCTGTCCTGAAGTATAGATAACCAGTCTTGCAGTAGATCGCGAAATCCTCACAATTGTTCTTGAAAAGGTTATAGTTTCCAAAACCGTTATTGAGAAGAGTTTCAGCACGGCGGAGGACATCCTCGCAGGGATCAGAACGGGCAAAAGTGCACGTTCCTCGAACTTGGGCAACAAAGAGTCCTGGTGAGGCACCATAACGAAAACGGTATAGTTTACCACCAGAGAGGAAGCATTCCAGGCATGAAGAGATGACGTCGTCGTTCCTTGGATGATCACCACATCTTGGACATTCGGATTCAGAGCGACGAGAGGGAGATGAGCTGAAGATGAAACAATCGATGAATGTTCCTGTTCCTATCTCCCGACCAGCTGCCAGGGAGAAATGGATCACTATCCCATCACCAATATATATTCCTGATCACGTTGAAAAGAAGATATGTCAGTTAACATgctgttaggatttaaatcccaaatccaacctttgtaagcaggttcccaggaaatattggagggtcacagctggaccacttaaatatcaacctccttagacagaacctacttacgccgtgatgtaagcgaagaataaatagcacacacagatttatagtggttcaccctcaatgtgagagctacgtccacgttgctgctgcagatcttattaaagaagaaatattacaagtgtttacaacactcaacctcacaaccccaatcccaattacactcaagaattttaccacagaaaattctctcaaagaccttctcttacttaggcctttcactaagagtatttctcttagatttttctctctctttgggatgtgtttagcaaatgatcttgatgatgtcttacaaatgaaccataa
Protein-coding sequences here:
- the LOC132620164 gene encoding protein LEAD-SENSITIVE 1-like, with the translated sequence MPRQSALRWLDTFGIYIGDGIVIHFSLAAGREIGTGTFIDCFIFSSSPSRRSESECPRCGDHPRNDDVISSCLECFLSGGKLYRFRYGASPGLFVAQVRGTCTFARSDPCEDVLRRAETLLNNGFGNYNLFKNNCEDFAIYCKTGYLYFRTGGIGRSGQAASFAAAASALASAPVRLMPTTSLAAVGWGIYCANRFFSDIGVRRDVMKIPADRLVSRNRLLNV